From one Dermatophagoides farinae isolate YC_2012a chromosome 5, ASM2471394v1, whole genome shotgun sequence genomic stretch:
- the LOC124499074 gene encoding ras-related protein Rab-30, producing the protein MEDQTFLFKVILIGNSGVGKTCLARRFIQGEFPVNKGATIGVDFMIKPMIVNGIRVNLQLWDTAGQERFRAITQSYYRSAHCLVLVYDISSQPSFDSLSQWCRDIENYTTSSLDGGTHVLQVLVGNKCDKESEVPTKVGEQFANNHNFDMFMETSALQLDNVNQLFQDIAQRLVERKLSTMPPTIDSKQTNNHHQNGNNHTSSSSSSTTTNNILMNGSITGAFRLQNLSPTIQRIRTNCCSSN; encoded by the exons ATGGAAgatcaaacatttttattcaaagttATATTGATTGGTAATTCTGGTGTCGGTAAAACGTGTTTAGCAAGACGTTTTATTCAAGGCGAATTTCCCGTAAATAAAGGTGCAACAATTGGTGTGGATTTTATGATTAAACCAATGATTGTAAATG gtATACGTGTTAATCTACAGCTCTGGGATACAGCAGGTCAAGAACGTTTTCGTGCCATAACGCAATCATATTATCGTAGTGCACATTGTTTAGTACTAGTATATGATATATCATCACAGCCATCATTTGATTCCTTATCACAATGGTGTCgtgatattgaaaattatacCACCT cATCACTAGATGGCGGTACACACGTACTACAAGTTTTAGTTGGTAATAAATGCGATAAAGAATCCGAAGTACCGACCAAAGTTGGTGAACAATTTgctaataatcataatttcgATATGTTTATGGAAACTTCTGCATTACAATTGGATAATgttaatcaattatttcaaGATATTGCACAACGTTTAGTGGAACgtaaattatcaacaatgcCACCAAcgattgattcaaaacaaaccaataatcatcatcaaaatggtaataatcatacctcatcatcatcatcatcaacaacaacaaataatatatTAATGAATGGATCAATTACCGGTGCATTTCGTTTACAGAATCTATCACCAACCATACAAAGAATACGAacaaattgttgttcatcaaattga
- the LOC124495735 gene encoding uncharacterized protein LOC124495735 isoform X1, with product MASSYGKRTWFHELVGIISLLSMVACFLMLDHKPCQIPLLPREELSRWTTKPITGTEISTKSLRNKNQTTIAKEMESFIENYYDSLQIFHTAIGCWSIIIMLFGCINIVPKHEDFKVMTILLMVLIMGFAALFAFYTAFLAFHKPCRAFSTQQQQQKKQQNNHHHQQQTKQTFIMTRANLRQLRYYYSQLQQQQQQNSSSNISSSNVNQQKGLKSTTILNNNNNNVNDNDQNKLLSITKFTIPLFQNNLQNIQLPLPNELIYMLEFRSIKDKRPVNVFEDEDETMIRVTLINSAIGFILLCSDFLFFFDSRQHMIEWRN from the exons ATGGCTTCAAGCTATGGAAAACGAACTTGGTTCCATGAATTAGTTGGCATCATTTCATTG TTATCGATGGTTGCCTGTTTTCTAATGTTGGATCATAAACCCTGTCAGATACCGTTGTTGCCTCGTGAAGAATTATCTCGTTGGACTACTAAACCGATAACTGGAACAGAAATATCGACAAAATCATTGCGCAATAAAAATCAGACCACCATTGCAAAAGAAATggaatcattcattgaaaattattatgattcattACAAATATTTCATACGGCAATCGGTTGTTggtcaatcattatcatgttgTTTGGCTGTATAAATATTGTGCCAAAACATGAAGATTTTAAAGTGATGACTATTTTACTT ATGGTATTAATCATGGGATTTGCAGCCCTTTTTGCCTTTTATACAGCATTTTTAGCATTCCATAAACCATGTCGTGCATTttcaacacaacaacaacagcaaaaaaagcaacagaacaaccaccaccatcagcaacaaacaaaacaaacatttataATGACTCGTGCAAATTTACGACAATtacgttattattatagccaattacagcaacaacaacaacaaaatagcAGCAGCAATATTAGTAGTAGCAAtgttaatcaacaaaaaggCCTTAAATCAACGACGATAttaaacaataacaataataatgtgaatgataatgatcaaaataaattattatcaataacaaaatttaCAATACCATTATTTCAGAATAATTTACAGAATATTCAGCTACCATTAccgaatgaattgatttatatGTTAGAATTTCGTTCAATCAAAGATAAAAGACCAGTGAATGTGtttgaagatgaagatgaaacaaTGATACGTGTAACGTTGATCAATTCAGCCATTGGtttcatattattatgttcggattttttattctttttcgatTCACGGCAACATATGATTGAATGGcgtaattga
- the LOC124495735 gene encoding uncharacterized protein LOC124495735 isoform X2, with translation MFHHHHHSRRHLSMVACFLMLDHKPCQIPLLPREELSRWTTKPITGTEISTKSLRNKNQTTIAKEMESFIENYYDSLQIFHTAIGCWSIIIMLFGCINIVPKHEDFKVMTILLMVLIMGFAALFAFYTAFLAFHKPCRAFSTQQQQQKKQQNNHHHQQQTKQTFIMTRANLRQLRYYYSQLQQQQQQNSSSNISSSNVNQQKGLKSTTILNNNNNNVNDNDQNKLLSITKFTIPLFQNNLQNIQLPLPNELIYMLEFRSIKDKRPVNVFEDEDETMIRVTLINSAIGFILLCSDFLFFFDSRQHMIEWRN, from the exons atgtttcatcatcatcaccatagtCGTCGTCAT TTATCGATGGTTGCCTGTTTTCTAATGTTGGATCATAAACCCTGTCAGATACCGTTGTTGCCTCGTGAAGAATTATCTCGTTGGACTACTAAACCGATAACTGGAACAGAAATATCGACAAAATCATTGCGCAATAAAAATCAGACCACCATTGCAAAAGAAATggaatcattcattgaaaattattatgattcattACAAATATTTCATACGGCAATCGGTTGTTggtcaatcattatcatgttgTTTGGCTGTATAAATATTGTGCCAAAACATGAAGATTTTAAAGTGATGACTATTTTACTT ATGGTATTAATCATGGGATTTGCAGCCCTTTTTGCCTTTTATACAGCATTTTTAGCATTCCATAAACCATGTCGTGCATTttcaacacaacaacaacagcaaaaaaagcaacagaacaaccaccaccatcagcaacaaacaaaacaaacatttataATGACTCGTGCAAATTTACGACAATtacgttattattatagccaattacagcaacaacaacaacaaaatagcAGCAGCAATATTAGTAGTAGCAAtgttaatcaacaaaaaggCCTTAAATCAACGACGATAttaaacaataacaataataatgtgaatgataatgatcaaaataaattattatcaataacaaaatttaCAATACCATTATTTCAGAATAATTTACAGAATATTCAGCTACCATTAccgaatgaattgatttatatGTTAGAATTTCGTTCAATCAAAGATAAAAGACCAGTGAATGTGtttgaagatgaagatgaaacaaTGATACGTGTAACGTTGATCAATTCAGCCATTGGtttcatattattatgttcggattttttattctttttcgatTCACGGCAACATATGATTGAATGGcgtaattga
- the LOC124499755 gene encoding sodium/potassium/calcium exchanger 5 isoform X3, whose protein sequence is MFDVCEIIVIQIITIDHDTTLLNHHQELDFDFDFFSVSIAIEVHEICACFFSIKLEQLFRKSSSSSSLLLSSKSSITSMSSSFSSLSPSSLFKMATINIILAILFINLMVIQITIAQSTAVNSATTATSTTGISSTDLLIRDILLNQSSTYYNDELILEQMLAAANMSQPPPETWRAIVNLLTRGVNVTHLQYHLLNNNRNNQNDSHDDQSIKSNEKKTISLLTLKHDDAGGMNNGHHSIQQQQQQQQDGDDDQNLTIKKSTKSHIESAIDEFPSDFMSDEFRNKGGFIVHIAIFVYLSLALAVICDDYFLKSLEYISEALHLPSDIAGATFMAIGTSAPELFTSVIGVFISENDIGTGTIVGSAVFNLIAIPGACGFAAYYNLKNMPKINPFPIIRDTIFYVLTIITLILCIKDNRVDWIESITLIALYIVYIIIMYFNAQISHVVGKSEKFRRHSSSSSSSDPYLNGDVDEKSSRQQRRKTIDLGVNATNESQPLLLTDDSVKRLSPPPAYQSGGSTYVSQQQQINPSTATNEQLDLSKIHLTLSENGKFKEVKSGGNRRMSQSITTNRKQSSEIIDLEQQSIDGSGDDDETDADWSGHPFIQFLLFPFKIIFFITLPKPTRFCFVITFVSSIMWIACLTYFIVWMVTLVGYTLGIPDTVSGITVLAAGTSIPELISSYLIVKKSGLADMAICNSIGSNIFDILFCLGLPWLLKSSIVIVTNGFGLATLASSYIPIQSTALPITSLTLLLTIGAMIMIFRLSRWRLNLKLGILCTLVYIVFVVTSTSLEFNV, encoded by the exons atgtttgatgtttgTGAAATAATTGTCATTCAGATCATCACTATTGATCACGACACAACACTTTTGAATCATCACCAAGAACTTGATTTtgactttgattttttttctgtttctatAGCCATCGAAGTTCATGAAATTtgtgcttgttttttttcgattaaat TAGAACAACTATttagaaaatcatcatcatcatcatcattattattgtcatcaaaatcatcaataacttcgatgtcatcatcattttcttcactatcaccatcatcattattcaaaatggccacaatcaatataatattggcgattttattcatcaatttaatgGTAATACAAATAACAATTGCACAATCAACAGCCGTAAATAGTGCTACTACTGCTACTAGTACTACTGGTATCAGTAGTACAGATTTATTGATACGTGATATTCtattaaatcaatcatcaacatattataatgatgaattaatatTGGAACAAATGTTAGCCGCAGCCAATATGTCACAGCCACCGCCGGAAACATGGCGTGCAATTGTTAACCTGTTGACAAGAGGAGTGAATGTAACACATTTACAATACCAtctattgaataataatcgaaataatcaaaatgattcacatgatgatcaatcaataaaatcgaatgaaaagaaaactatttcattattgacattaaaacatgatgatgccGGTGGCATGAATAATGgccatcattcaattcaacaacaacaacaacaacaacaagatggtgatgatgatcaaaatttaaccataaaaaaatcaacaaaatcacaTATTGAATCAGCTATCGATGAATTTCCATCAGATTTCATGTCTGATGAATTTCGAAATAAAGGTGGATTTATTGTTCATATCgctatttttgtttatctatCATTAGCATTGGCTGTTAtttgtgatgattattttcttAAATCATTGGAATATATTAGTGAAG CACTTCATTTGCCATCAGATATTGCTGGTGCAACATTTATGGCAATTGGAACATCAGCGCCGGAATTATTTACATCCGTAATTGGTGTGTTTATTTCTGAAAATGATATCGGTACCGGTACAATTGTCGGTTCAGctgttttcaatttgatcgcTATACCTGGTGCTTGTGGATTTGCTGCATATTATAATCTGAAAAATATGccaaaaatcaatccattTCCGATCATACGTGATACAATATTCTATGTGTTGACAATAATTACATTGATACTTTGCATAAAAGATAATCGCGTTGATTGGATTGAATCGATAACATTGATTGCATTATATATTgtttacattattatcatgtatTTTAATGCACAAATATCACATGTTGTTGGTAAATCCGAAAAATTTCGTcgtcattcatcatcatcatcgtcatcagaTCCATATTTGaatggtgatgttgatgaaaaatcgtCTAGACAACAAAGACgcaaaacaattgatttggGTGTCAATGCCACAAACGAATCACAACCATTATTGTTGACCGATGATAGTGTTAAACGTTTATCACCACCGCCAGCATATCAATCAGGTGGTTCAACATATGtttcacaacaacagcaaataAATCCATCAACAGCAACTAATGAACAATTGGATTTATCGAAAATTCATCTAACACTGTCTgagaatggaaaatttaaaGAAGTTAAATCAG GTGGAAATCGACGAATGTCACAATCGATCACAACTAATCGTAAACAATCATCAGAAATTATCGATCtggaacaacaatcaattgatggcagtggtgatgatgatgaaacagaTGCCGATTGGTCTGGAcatccatttattcaatttttattgtttccatttaaaattatatttttcatcacattACCGAAGCCAACTCGTTTCTGTTTTGTTATCAcgtttgtttcatcaatcatgTGGATTGCATGTCTTACCTATTTTATCGTATGGATGGTTACATTAGTTG GCTATACATTGGGAATACCGGATACTGTGTCTGGTATAACCGTATTGGCAGCTGGTACAAGTATACCGGAATTAATTTCTAGCTATTTGATTGTCAAAAAATCTGGATTAGCTGATATGGCCATTTGTAATTCGATTGGATCGAATATTTTTGACATATTATTCTGTTTAGGATTACCATGGCTATTGAAATCATCTATTGTTATCGTTACTAATGGTTTTGGTCTTGCCACATTGGCCAGTAGTTATATACCAATACAATCGACAGCATTACCGATAACATCActgacattattattgacaatcggtgcaatgataatgatatttcGTCTATCTAGATGGCGATTAAATCTAAAGCTTGGAATACTTTGTACATTGGtttatattgtttttgttgttacatCAACATCGTTGGAATTCAATGTTTAA
- the LOC124499755 gene encoding sodium/potassium/calcium exchanger 5 isoform X1 produces MFSNNNYYGKNIAKSGQSDDLNFWTFSVEQLFRKSSSSSSLLLSSKSSITSMSSSFSSLSPSSLFKMATINIILAILFINLMVIQITIAQSTAVNSATTATSTTGISSTDLLIRDILLNQSSTYYNDELILEQMLAAANMSQPPPETWRAIVNLLTRGVNVTHLQYHLLNNNRNNQNDSHDDQSIKSNEKKTISLLTLKHDDAGGMNNGHHSIQQQQQQQQDGDDDQNLTIKKSTKSHIESAIDEFPSDFMSDEFRNKGGFIVHIAIFVYLSLALAVICDDYFLKSLEYISEALHLPSDIAGATFMAIGTSAPELFTSVIGVFISENDIGTGTIVGSAVFNLIAIPGACGFAAYYNLKNMPKINPFPIIRDTIFYVLTIITLILCIKDNRVDWIESITLIALYIVYIIIMYFNAQISHVVGKSEKFRRHSSSSSSSDPYLNGDVDEKSSRQQRRKTIDLGVNATNESQPLLLTDDSVKRLSPPPAYQSGGSTYVSQQQQINPSTATNEQLDLSKIHLTLSENGKFKEVKSGGNRRMSQSITTNRKQSSEIIDLEQQSIDGSGDDDETDADWSGHPFIQFLLFPFKIIFFITLPKPTRFCFVITFVSSIMWIACLTYFIVWMVTLVGYTLGIPDTVSGITVLAAGTSIPELISSYLIVKKSGLADMAICNSIGSNIFDILFCLGLPWLLKSSIVIVTNGFGLATLASSYIPIQSTALPITSLTLLLTIGAMIMIFRLSRWRLNLKLGILCTLVYIVFVVTSTSLEFNV; encoded by the exons atgttttcaaa taataattattatggcAAAAATATTGCCAAATCTGGCCAAtctgatgatttgaatttttggaCGTTTTCAGTAGAACAACTATttagaaaatcatcatcatcatcatcattattattgtcatcaaaatcatcaataacttcgatgtcatcatcattttcttcactatcaccatcatcattattcaaaatggccacaatcaatataatattggcgattttattcatcaatttaatgGTAATACAAATAACAATTGCACAATCAACAGCCGTAAATAGTGCTACTACTGCTACTAGTACTACTGGTATCAGTAGTACAGATTTATTGATACGTGATATTCtattaaatcaatcatcaacatattataatgatgaattaatatTGGAACAAATGTTAGCCGCAGCCAATATGTCACAGCCACCGCCGGAAACATGGCGTGCAATTGTTAACCTGTTGACAAGAGGAGTGAATGTAACACATTTACAATACCAtctattgaataataatcgaaataatcaaaatgattcacatgatgatcaatcaataaaatcgaatgaaaagaaaactatttcattattgacattaaaacatgatgatgccGGTGGCATGAATAATGgccatcattcaattcaacaacaacaacaacaacaacaagatggtgatgatgatcaaaatttaaccataaaaaaatcaacaaaatcacaTATTGAATCAGCTATCGATGAATTTCCATCAGATTTCATGTCTGATGAATTTCGAAATAAAGGTGGATTTATTGTTCATATCgctatttttgtttatctatCATTAGCATTGGCTGTTAtttgtgatgattattttcttAAATCATTGGAATATATTAGTGAAG CACTTCATTTGCCATCAGATATTGCTGGTGCAACATTTATGGCAATTGGAACATCAGCGCCGGAATTATTTACATCCGTAATTGGTGTGTTTATTTCTGAAAATGATATCGGTACCGGTACAATTGTCGGTTCAGctgttttcaatttgatcgcTATACCTGGTGCTTGTGGATTTGCTGCATATTATAATCTGAAAAATATGccaaaaatcaatccattTCCGATCATACGTGATACAATATTCTATGTGTTGACAATAATTACATTGATACTTTGCATAAAAGATAATCGCGTTGATTGGATTGAATCGATAACATTGATTGCATTATATATTgtttacattattatcatgtatTTTAATGCACAAATATCACATGTTGTTGGTAAATCCGAAAAATTTCGTcgtcattcatcatcatcatcgtcatcagaTCCATATTTGaatggtgatgttgatgaaaaatcgtCTAGACAACAAAGACgcaaaacaattgatttggGTGTCAATGCCACAAACGAATCACAACCATTATTGTTGACCGATGATAGTGTTAAACGTTTATCACCACCGCCAGCATATCAATCAGGTGGTTCAACATATGtttcacaacaacagcaaataAATCCATCAACAGCAACTAATGAACAATTGGATTTATCGAAAATTCATCTAACACTGTCTgagaatggaaaatttaaaGAAGTTAAATCAG GTGGAAATCGACGAATGTCACAATCGATCACAACTAATCGTAAACAATCATCAGAAATTATCGATCtggaacaacaatcaattgatggcagtggtgatgatgatgaaacagaTGCCGATTGGTCTGGAcatccatttattcaatttttattgtttccatttaaaattatatttttcatcacattACCGAAGCCAACTCGTTTCTGTTTTGTTATCAcgtttgtttcatcaatcatgTGGATTGCATGTCTTACCTATTTTATCGTATGGATGGTTACATTAGTTG GCTATACATTGGGAATACCGGATACTGTGTCTGGTATAACCGTATTGGCAGCTGGTACAAGTATACCGGAATTAATTTCTAGCTATTTGATTGTCAAAAAATCTGGATTAGCTGATATGGCCATTTGTAATTCGATTGGATCGAATATTTTTGACATATTATTCTGTTTAGGATTACCATGGCTATTGAAATCATCTATTGTTATCGTTACTAATGGTTTTGGTCTTGCCACATTGGCCAGTAGTTATATACCAATACAATCGACAGCATTACCGATAACATCActgacattattattgacaatcggtgcaatgataatgatatttcGTCTATCTAGATGGCGATTAAATCTAAAGCTTGGAATACTTTGTACATTGGtttatattgtttttgttgttacatCAACATCGTTGGAATTCAATGTTTAA
- the LOC124499755 gene encoding sodium/potassium/calcium exchanger 5 isoform X2: MSSSFSSLSPSSLFKMATINIILAILFINLMVIQITIAQSTAVNSATTATSTTGISSTDLLIRDILLNQSSTYYNDELILEQMLAAANMSQPPPETWRAIVNLLTRGVNVTHLQYHLLNNNRNNQNDSHDDQSIKSNEKKTISLLTLKHDDAGGMNNGHHSIQQQQQQQQDGDDDQNLTIKKSTKSHIESAIDEFPSDFMSDEFRNKGGFIVHIAIFVYLSLALAVICDDYFLKSLEYISEALHLPSDIAGATFMAIGTSAPELFTSVIGVFISENDIGTGTIVGSAVFNLIAIPGACGFAAYYNLKNMPKINPFPIIRDTIFYVLTIITLILCIKDNRVDWIESITLIALYIVYIIIMYFNAQISHVVGKSEKFRRHSSSSSSSDPYLNGDVDEKSSRQQRRKTIDLGVNATNESQPLLLTDDSVKRLSPPPAYQSGGSTYVSQQQQINPSTATNEQLDLSKIHLTLSENGKFKEVKSGGNRRMSQSITTNRKQSSEIIDLEQQSIDGSGDDDETDADWSGHPFIQFLLFPFKIIFFITLPKPTRFCFVITFVSSIMWIACLTYFIVWMVTLVGYTLGIPDTVSGITVLAAGTSIPELISSYLIVKKSGLADMAICNSIGSNIFDILFCLGLPWLLKSSIVIVTNGFGLATLASSYIPIQSTALPITSLTLLLTIGAMIMIFRLSRWRLNLKLGILCTLVYIVFVVTSTSLEFNV, from the exons atgtcatcatcattttcttcactatcaccatcatcattattcaaaatggccacaatcaatataatattggcgattttattcatcaatttaatgGTAATACAAATAACAATTGCACAATCAACAGCCGTAAATAGTGCTACTACTGCTACTAGTACTACTGGTATCAGTAGTACAGATTTATTGATACGTGATATTCtattaaatcaatcatcaacatattataatgatgaattaatatTGGAACAAATGTTAGCCGCAGCCAATATGTCACAGCCACCGCCGGAAACATGGCGTGCAATTGTTAACCTGTTGACAAGAGGAGTGAATGTAACACATTTACAATACCAtctattgaataataatcgaaataatcaaaatgattcacatgatgatcaatcaataaaatcgaatgaaaagaaaactatttcattattgacattaaaacatgatgatgccGGTGGCATGAATAATGgccatcattcaattcaacaacaacaacaacaacaacaagatggtgatgatgatcaaaatttaaccataaaaaaatcaacaaaatcacaTATTGAATCAGCTATCGATGAATTTCCATCAGATTTCATGTCTGATGAATTTCGAAATAAAGGTGGATTTATTGTTCATATCgctatttttgtttatctatCATTAGCATTGGCTGTTAtttgtgatgattattttcttAAATCATTGGAATATATTAGTGAAG CACTTCATTTGCCATCAGATATTGCTGGTGCAACATTTATGGCAATTGGAACATCAGCGCCGGAATTATTTACATCCGTAATTGGTGTGTTTATTTCTGAAAATGATATCGGTACCGGTACAATTGTCGGTTCAGctgttttcaatttgatcgcTATACCTGGTGCTTGTGGATTTGCTGCATATTATAATCTGAAAAATATGccaaaaatcaatccattTCCGATCATACGTGATACAATATTCTATGTGTTGACAATAATTACATTGATACTTTGCATAAAAGATAATCGCGTTGATTGGATTGAATCGATAACATTGATTGCATTATATATTgtttacattattatcatgtatTTTAATGCACAAATATCACATGTTGTTGGTAAATCCGAAAAATTTCGTcgtcattcatcatcatcatcgtcatcagaTCCATATTTGaatggtgatgttgatgaaaaatcgtCTAGACAACAAAGACgcaaaacaattgatttggGTGTCAATGCCACAAACGAATCACAACCATTATTGTTGACCGATGATAGTGTTAAACGTTTATCACCACCGCCAGCATATCAATCAGGTGGTTCAACATATGtttcacaacaacagcaaataAATCCATCAACAGCAACTAATGAACAATTGGATTTATCGAAAATTCATCTAACACTGTCTgagaatggaaaatttaaaGAAGTTAAATCAG GTGGAAATCGACGAATGTCACAATCGATCACAACTAATCGTAAACAATCATCAGAAATTATCGATCtggaacaacaatcaattgatggcagtggtgatgatgatgaaacagaTGCCGATTGGTCTGGAcatccatttattcaatttttattgtttccatttaaaattatatttttcatcacattACCGAAGCCAACTCGTTTCTGTTTTGTTATCAcgtttgtttcatcaatcatgTGGATTGCATGTCTTACCTATTTTATCGTATGGATGGTTACATTAGTTG GCTATACATTGGGAATACCGGATACTGTGTCTGGTATAACCGTATTGGCAGCTGGTACAAGTATACCGGAATTAATTTCTAGCTATTTGATTGTCAAAAAATCTGGATTAGCTGATATGGCCATTTGTAATTCGATTGGATCGAATATTTTTGACATATTATTCTGTTTAGGATTACCATGGCTATTGAAATCATCTATTGTTATCGTTACTAATGGTTTTGGTCTTGCCACATTGGCCAGTAGTTATATACCAATACAATCGACAGCATTACCGATAACATCActgacattattattgacaatcggtgcaatgataatgatatttcGTCTATCTAGATGGCGATTAAATCTAAAGCTTGGAATACTTTGTACATTGGtttatattgtttttgttgttacatCAACATCGTTGGAATTCAATGTTTAA